Part of the Sodalinema gerasimenkoae IPPAS B-353 genome is shown below.
CGATTTTAGACCCTTTGGAAAACTCAATTTCCGTCGCAGGCAGTGCCAAGACATGAACCAAGGCCTCCAAACTCAAGCGCATCAGTAACTGACGCAGTTTGGACATGGGCAATCCTTGGCCATGCCACCAACGGCAGAGTTGGGGATATTCATTCTCGCTGTCACTAAATTCGAGTTTGGCCAGGTTGGGTTGAATGGTGCGAACTAAACATTGTAGGCGTTCGGTTTTGCCCGTTACGCTGGTGGCATAGGTGAGTTGACCGGCTCTGAGAAATACCTGCCAACTGACCTGTGGATCCTGGGGATCGCCAACGGTGAGACACCCAGAGACTTGTTTACTGACAAGATGCTTGATGGCTTTACGGGGATGCGTCACTGTGCGGGTGATACGTAACCCAGTATTACCGGTCTGAGGGGGAGAATTACCAGTCATGGTTGCTGTGAACAGTTGACAGTTGAGAGGTTGCGGCTGTGGGGACACAGGCCATCCGTGGGGGCGGGATGAGGGCCCTTTAGAAATCAATGCTCATCGGCGCTCGGGGAAAGGGGATAACATCGCGAATGTTACTCATCCCGGTAATAAATTGCACCAGACGCTCAAAGCCTAGTCCGAATCCAGCATGGGGAACGGTTCCATAACGTCGTAAGTCGAGATACCACCAGTAGTCTTGTTCGTCTAGTCCGCTAGCTTGGAGACGTTGCTGGAGGAGATCCAGACGTTCTTCACGCTGAGAACCGCCGATAATTTCGCCGATTTGCGGAGCTAGGACATCCATGGCAGCGACGGTTCGCCCATCGTCATTGGCGCGCATATAAAAGGCTTTGATGCCAATGGGGTAGTCATAGAGAATCACCGGTTTGCCGATGAGCTGCTCGGTGAGGTAACGTTCATGTTCTGATTGTAAGTCGATCCCCCATTCAACGGGAAATTCAAAGGATTGGTTAGACTGTTCAAGTCGGGCGATCGCCTCGCTGTAGGTCAGCCGCTCAAAGTCATTATGGATAATGGCTTCGGCACGGGCCAGGACGGTTTTATCGATGCGTTGGTTGAAAAAGTCGAGGTCTTCGGGACAGGTGGTGAGGACGGCGTTGACGATAAATTTAAGAAAGTCTTCGGCTAGATCCATGTCCCCCTTGAGGTCACAGAAGGCCATTTCCGGCTCAATCATCCAAAATTCTGCCAGGTGGCGTGAGGTGTTGGAGTTTTCGGCGCGGAAGGTGGGGCCGAAGGTGTAGACGTTGCTGAAGGCCATGGCCATGACTTCGGCTTCGAGTTGACCGCTGACGGTGAGATAGGCGGGTTTGCCGAAAAAGTCTTGTCGGTAATCGACGGTTTGGTCTTCGGTTTTGGGAATGTTGGCTAGATCGAGTTGGGTGACGTTAAACAGTTCACCGGCCCCTTCGCAATCGCTACTGGTGAGAATGGGGGTGTGCATCCAGAGGAAGCCTCGCTCTTGGAAGAATTGATGGACGGCGTTGGCGGCACTGTTGCGAACCCGGAAGACGGCGCCGAGGGTGTTGGTGCGCGATCGCAGGTGGGCGATGGTTCGCAGAAATTCAAAGGAGTGACGTTTTTTCTGAAGGGGATAGGTTTCGCTGTCGACGCCGCCGTAGAGATGAATCTGTTGGGCGTGCAGTTCCAGGCGTTGTCCTTTGGCGGGGGAGTCCACCAGGGTTCCTTGGACTTCAACGGAGGCTCCGGTGTTGAGGTGTTTGAGGAGATCTGGACCGGCGACCTCTGGAGCGATGACAATTTGTAGGTTGGCCAGGGCAGAGCCATCGTTGAGTTCGATAAAGCTAAAGTTTTTGAGATCCCGTTTGGTGCGAATCCAACCCCGAACAATGACAGTCTCGTCGGGATGACCGTGGCGTAGAATATCCAGAATTTTGCGGTGTTCCATAGCTTAAGCGGTGGCGGCGTCTGTCAACTGGCACATGATTTTAATATCCAGCCTACAACAATGCCTAAGCCTAGGAAGCGCAGGGCCTGCCAAAAGGGTTCTCGTAACTCCCGCCAGGAGAAGAGTTGACTCTCTAGACGGAGTTCTAGGTCTTGCAGTTGTTGCTGAATCTGTTGCAGTTGCTGTTGCAGGGTTTGTTGCTGTTGGCGATCGCCTTTGACTTGCGCATAGCGGCGTTTGAATTGGTCTAGGGCGGTTTCTAGCTCCTGTAAGTCTTGCTCGATTTCTGGCTCAGCGGCGTCAGGCTGACTGTTCGGAGGGGACGGTTCGGGGGGGCGATCGCGATGGGAAGGCATGGGGGTATGGGGAAATCAGATCTGTCATTCACGCTATCAAAAATTGACCCATTTCTGGAACGATTGGGACATGGCTGTGG
Proteins encoded:
- the asnS gene encoding asparagine--tRNA ligase; translation: MEHRKILDILRHGHPDETVIVRGWIRTKRDLKNFSFIELNDGSALANLQIVIAPEVAGPDLLKHLNTGASVEVQGTLVDSPAKGQRLELHAQQIHLYGGVDSETYPLQKKRHSFEFLRTIAHLRSRTNTLGAVFRVRNSAANAVHQFFQERGFLWMHTPILTSSDCEGAGELFNVTQLDLANIPKTEDQTVDYRQDFFGKPAYLTVSGQLEAEVMAMAFSNVYTFGPTFRAENSNTSRHLAEFWMIEPEMAFCDLKGDMDLAEDFLKFIVNAVLTTCPEDLDFFNQRIDKTVLARAEAIIHNDFERLTYSEAIARLEQSNQSFEFPVEWGIDLQSEHERYLTEQLIGKPVILYDYPIGIKAFYMRANDDGRTVAAMDVLAPQIGEIIGGSQREERLDLLQQRLQASGLDEQDYWWYLDLRRYGTVPHAGFGLGFERLVQFITGMSNIRDVIPFPRAPMSIDF